A region of Diadema setosum chromosome 15, eeDiaSeto1, whole genome shotgun sequence DNA encodes the following proteins:
- the LOC140239341 gene encoding phospholipid scramblase 1-like, translated as MASPAYEVMKNEEDTEQKTDATTSPANPNVQVAGSVPPVAYAGQGQPMMVPGQYPQPGAAGVQSPMVVGQQPGVPVQVMPRPPPVPGCPPGLEYLLQLDQVLIHQQIELAEVFLNIDFANKYIIKNSFGQQVFFAAEESDACHRICCGAARGFVFHITDNMGQEVMRVVREFKCCAGCCWCADNDHCSYFIAVESPPGSVIGYVKQTQSFMSPHFDVLNSERDCVLKIRGHWCRCQTVCCTDDIDFKILTNDLENQIGKVSKQWGGWVRESFTKADNFGAQFPVDLDVKTKATIVAATFLIDFMFFEHQKKNKQRY; from the exons ATGGCTTCTCCTGCGTACGAAgtcatgaaaaatgaagaagacaCCGAGCAGAAAACG GACGCTACCACATCACCCGCAAACCCCAACGTGCAGGTTGCAGGTTCGGTACCACCTGTTGCGTATGCGGGTCAAGGACAGCCAATGATGGTTCCGGGCCAATATCCGCAGCCGGGAGCAGCAGGTGTCCAGTCGCCTATGGTAGTTGGTCAGCAGCCGGGTGTACCCGTTCAAGTGATGCCACGTCCTCCACCTGTACCGGGCTGCCCCCCTGGACTTGAGTACCTTTTGCAGCTAGACCAAGTCCTCATTCACCAGCAGATAGAACTCGCGGAAG TGTTCCTGAACATCGACTTTGCAAACAAGTACATCATCAAAAACAGCTTTGGCCAACAAGTGTTCTTTGCCGCTGAAG AGTCAGACGCATGCCATCGCATTTGTTGTGGTGCTGCCCGTGGCTTTGTCTTTCACATCACAGACAACATGGGCCAG GAAGTGATGAGAGTGGTGCGTGAATTCAAGTGCTGCGCTGGTTGCTGCTGGTGTGCCGACAACGATCACTGCTCCTATTTCATCGCCGTAGAGAGCCCGCCGGGAAGCGTCATCGGCTACGTCAAACAGAC GCAAAGCTTCATGTCTCCCCATTTTGACGTCCTGAACTCCGAGCGCGACTGCGTCCTCAAAATCCGTGGTCATTGGTGTCGATGTCAGACGGTGTGCTGTACAGACGATATCGACTTCAAG ATCCTTACAAACGATCTGGAGAATCAAATTGGCAAGGTTTCGAAGCAGTGGGGTGGCTGGGTGCGAGAGTCCTTCACCAAGGCTGACAACTTCGGCGCACAGT tTCCCGTGGACTTGGACGTGAAAACGAAGGCAACAATTGTGGCAGCCACCTTTTTGATC GACTTCATGTTTTTCGAGCACCAGAAGAAGAACAAACAGAGATACTAG